Within the Phaseolus vulgaris cultivar G19833 chromosome 9, P. vulgaris v2.0, whole genome shotgun sequence genome, the region TATGCATTTCCACGTTTCCACTTACATAAGTGAACCCATATTCACTCAAAGATTCTTTTTTACTATTAGTTTGTTGGCTATTATTTAGGTGCATATAATTGTGATTGCTAAACATGTACGTGTGTGGTCATTTAGCATTATTGTGAAAAATctatacttttattttacttattaacGTAACTAACCATTTTTAGTGAAGCTCTTCTTCTcaatcatatttattttctaatactTGTACTCAAAATCTTTATAAAGAGTTCAAAATCACTTTCACTTTAGCCAACAAAATATGTTGGTGGGTGTTAACCACGTATATCATGTTTGTATTGTATTTTTGTTCGTATTTCAAACACAAtagttttcttaagaatgaaAGCTTAAATTTGCCTGGTcttctatctatctatatagaataaaaaaatattttattagcataaacaaaatattgaaaCTTCAGATTAAAAGACTAAATCagttttattttactttcaCTTCTCCATCAAATTCTTGACAAGTAACTAATTTACATGCAAaattaaacactataaataatgtcatattttttcttttaaatttgtcTTAAATTGTGAACTACTTAGAACTTGAGAAGGAAATCGAAGCAGCAGACTATAACTTCAGAAATTTTGCAGTTTGGGCATGTTAAGGCTTTTTGCCTTAAGACATATTCACAAACCTGATATGCTAATAGCAATATTTGGATGTTGAAACAACCAGCtaataaaaagaaacaaatgaatGGTTTTGCCAAATACATAGCAAAACCATAACAAAATTGTATCAAACTACCAAAGCACAAGTAGTTCCTTCTCTATTTTATCCACCAACACTGaagtttctttttccttttttttaacatCGGTACTTTGTGATGCAAACAGAAACAAATAATTCACATGTAGGTCACAAACTAAACCCATGAGAACAAATGCcaaaattacaacaaaaaatATACATGAAAAACAAGGTATAATATGCATAACATCTTCATGAAAATTGGGTTGAGCTATTACCTGATCATGGGAACTGAAATAGGGGTCTGGTCCCGACGTATAGTCTGTGGCAGCTGCACAGGGATGGTTTCAATGGCTGCTGTTATTGGCAAAGCTAACACCCAATTTTTGGGCTTTCTCTTATTTTCATAAGTTTCACTGGTGCAAAGATTAATGTGGTTGGCAGAGTAAGCTCAAAACGTAGATTTTTTTCACTGTTTTCTCAGTatatatctttaaaaataataaaagtccAAACAAAGTGATTTTGATGTAATTATTTGTGGTGAGAGAGGGGGAGGGGGAATCCTCAAAGTTCAAACCAATCACAAAACTAGCAAAAAGAAACTTATATACTTATAAAATCCTCAGAAAAAGCTTACCCTGCTGGCCAGGTAGTGTTGGGCTCGTACTCCTACAAAAGTATAAAACTATCTATTGCATAGAAAGCTAACTTACAATGAATTCTATTCAAAATCCTACTTACATAGACACCCAAACCTATCAAACTTCAAATCGATCAAATGGGAGATTATATGAGCAAATGCACACAGCCAAACACACCCATCTGCAGCAGAGCATATGCAAACAAACAGCAACAAAAGCTTGGcactattaattttataattgtgaACTAGTCATACATGCATGAAAAAGTCGAGAAGAAAATAGGGTAAAAAGGAAAGAGGCAGCACGCTATAACAACTTCAGAATTTTGCAATGTAAGCAAGCATATTGGCTGAAAGTCTGCCAAAAGATGGGCTCTCACATACCCTGAAAACCTAATATGTTAATTGCCAGTATTTGAAAGGAACAAGAAATAATGTTGAAACAAGTAgctaataaaacaaaacaaatgaaTGGTTTTGCCAATTACATAGCAACACCAAAACTGAATAATATCAAATCTACAAAAGCACAAGCCCAAGTCCAGATGGTTTCAAGGCATTACGAATCCTATAATTGTACAAGTAGTAGTGAAGCTGTCCATCTCCCGGTCCAAACTTGAGCTCTTTGAGGAAGTTCTCATTGTGCATCACATCCAAGGCATTGAAAACGTCAAAATCCTTTTGCTTTGCTACAATTAGTACATCATTCATCAACTGGGTCAATGAGGTTTTGGTGGAGACATTATAATAAGAATAAGCAGCTTTCAAAATTGAGTAATTTTGATTTCCAAGGATCGAAGAGGGGAGAGTATAGAAGCTGCAGAAGTCAGTGATTTCATGACTCCCCGGACTCTCCACCAAGAAACTATCCACCACATTCTCATTGGGAAGTAGCCAGTGCTCAACATCATTTTCATCCAAATCAGGTGCAACAACAAACTGACTCAAATAGTTTCTAAGCAGCCGAGTAACAGCCGGCACATCCCGAAGCTCCATTTTCCTGAATCCAGGAGTAACCGGGGAATCCGGCAACTTGTAAAGTTTGATTGTGCGACTCATCGTCATCCTAGCACCAAGCCTTGAAAACCCAACATCAATCAGCTTCTTCGGATTCAACGATCGGTGCCAATACTGACAAGTCGTGATTGGTGTTGGAAGCACCACCCCAGCTGTATAAGCAGCCTGCCAAATATTCTCCAAATGAACCCTTCTGGTGACCTCCTTGATCATCACAGGCGCAAGCCTCTTCGACCTGAGCTTCTTATGAACACACAAGAAATTGATCTCAGCCATCTTCACAATCTCCGTATTCACTCTGATCCTTGCAGGCACGCCACTGATGAAAGCAACCAACTTCTTGGAGGCCTTGGCACGCACACCAATGTGCCAACTCCGGTAATACCCCGGAACGCGCAACGCCCAACTGAGAAACTCCTTGGAATAGTTGAACCGGAACATGTTTTCATCGTCCTCAACATAGTTGTTCTTCAGCAGAACATAAACCTCATCACAGGTTTCCGCAGACTCCATGTCACACGTGGTCCACTCATAAGCATTGGGAAGGTTATAAGGCTCCTGCTTAACCTCGGACAAAGGTGTTGGGGGCTCAATGGGTCCTTCAGACAAACTTGCATCCCCAACATCCTTGTATTGCCCAACAGGTTGTGTTTCCCAGAACTTGTGTCTCTTACCAAGAGACATTGAATCTTGGAAACTTTGCACAATGGTTTCCAACGAGGCGTTGTTGGAAACCACAGAGTCTCCATCAACAAGATCTGGTTTTGCATTTGGAGACCCAGATGGAACACTGCTATCACCCatatcaattataaaaaaatcccaACTCtgcagaaatataaaaaataaaatacaataaaaaacaCAACCCCGGTAATGAACACGAAATTAATTGAAAGGGAAATTCAAATTGAAAGCGAAAGAGGGAAAcaatagaaccttgatccagtGGAAATAAGAAGGCAATTGAATATGAAAGATTAAGAAGAGAAGCAGAGATTAAAGAGTGAAGGAAATTAAGATAAACTCACGATGTGGGAGAAAAACGATGATTTAGATGGAAGATGAGAAAGAGTGGCGAAGATGTATTGGAATAAGGGTTACTTGGGTTGGAGGAAGGACTGTTTTTATCCCCTGCGACGGGTTAACCAAAGAGTTCTTCTTTCAGCtatgttaataataattcattttcctttttaacTCTTGTTGTATATCATTAAACCGCTTTTTTTCTTATactagtaaaaaaataattcaatttttttaaaatgaaaaaaacaaaattccCAATCAACACGTATTTGACAAAGAGAACTTGTCAATCGTGTAtatgtttgtttttaaataaaaaatctttgtatatacatttttaatattataatatattttaatatattaagttttaaaaaaaacgtATATTTGAAATACGATTTCAACAAATacgtttttaaaattataatatataataatatataaaattaaaagttatatatatataatatattaacttAAATTCGTATACGTTATATgtttataatatatgttttttagtatttaaaataaaataaaataaaaattaatttaatttaatttaatttattattataatttttttatatataattaaagaaaattaatttttatattttttaattaaaaataatttttcatgaaatatttttttattgtatataattaaagaatgattgaagttttattatatataattaaaaaattatatataattttttatttttaatatattaaaattattttgagttcttaataaactttaataaataaataaaaattaaccgGAAAGTTAAAACCGATAAAGTTAATTGAAAGAATGAATATGAGACTAAGTAACACTAAGTGAAagcacaaaaaataataatctaatttaaaatttacataatttagCAAACAATTTAGCAATTCCCACATGGAAGTCTCACCGGATGTTTGAGTAGAAGAGGACtattatcattatcattattttcCCATACCCATTGAAGACATTCTGGGTCAATAACAACGTATGGTAGCAATTGGATGAAATGCGCATGTTGATGTCACGGATatggagaaaaaaatatttttctggaaaaATTGGTGTAAGTTTATGACACTAGCTAGGGAAATTGGACATATAAACAATAGTATAATGTAAACTTTTGtactatttttctctttttttatgaCAACTAAAGTTGTGTCCTCCGTTTTACTTTTTGGATTAAattttttgatttatttttagtattttgaatttagaattttaccaacttaattttttattatgaatcaattttttaaaataattaatttatattattaaagtattacatcattaatttattaagattttagaataattttcatgtataataaaaaatattttataaaaatttaattttttaattatatatataaaaattgataataataaattaaatttataacattaaaaaaatatttgtgaaatATCCAGTTATACATAtacgattttttttaaaattaatatatacgatttttttttaaagcgtATACATGATTAACTAGTTGTCTTTTGTTAAATCCGTACACGTGTTGACAATTAtctatttcagaaaaaaaaattacccaTTTTAAAACAATCGAAAAAAAATTGCACTAGTTTAAGAAAAAATCCCATTAAATCactcaaaaatataatttactacacagttaaaacatttatagAATTCATTTTTAGTTAAACCACTAACAGAAATTAGTACAGTTTTAAATTTACCCTAATTTACTACATCaatttacaaaaatatcattttattaatcatttacacaaataatatactttttttaaaaactattacgCTTTTAAATGTATATAGTTTTACGATTTTCTAAATAGtattatgaaaaattattgAAGAGTGCctctatatattttattaataaacatATGAATGATTTAAAATATGATGTATGTGTgcagttgttttaatatttgGATAGTctgatttttttcttctcctatttttatctttaaaatataattaataataaaataagaacataaaatgtgtatattaataattatgcacctttaattttttaaaattttaatactaattttggctcttttatttgaaaagatGTCGTGGATGATTTTAATTGTCATGTTTTTTTTCATTGATTGTTGGTGTTAGTAGAGACTTGTTAAAGTGTTGATTAGAATTTTGAGCTGCGAAACGGAACAAATGTGAAGGTGTGGTTTGACTTGTTAAAGTGTTGATCAGAATTTGGAGTTAAGAAATGACTTTTGTTGGAGAGTGTTTGGTGGTCATGGAGATGTGAATGTGTGGTTTGCGAAGTTAAAGTGTTGGTTGGTATTTGGAGGTAAAATTTGAGTTCTGTTGAACATGGTTGGGTGGTTATTGGATTTAGAGGTTCCCAAAAATCGGGTTAGAGTATTGTATTACAGATAAGCAAT harbors:
- the LOC137821161 gene encoding glycylpeptide N-tetradecanoyltransferase 1, with the translated sequence MGDSSVPSGSPNAKPDLVDGDSVVSNNASLETIVQSFQDSMSLGKRHKFWETQPVGQYKDVGDASLSEGPIEPPTPLSEVKQEPYNLPNAYEWTTCDMESAETCDEVYVLLKNNYVEDDENMFRFNYSKEFLSWALRVPGYYRSWHIGVRAKASKKLVAFISGVPARIRVNTEIVKMAEINFLCVHKKLRSKRLAPVMIKEVTRRVHLENIWQAAYTAGVVLPTPITTCQYWHRSLNPKKLIDVGFSRLGARMTMSRTIKLYKLPDSPVTPGFRKMELRDVPAVTRLLRNYLSQFVVAPDLDENDVEHWLLPNENVVDSFLVESPGSHEITDFCSFYTLPSSILGNQNYSILKAAYSYYNVSTKTSLTQLMNDVLIVAKQKDFDVFNALDVMHNENFLKELKFGPGDGQLHYYLYNYRIRNALKPSGLGLVLL